A region of the Sander vitreus isolate 19-12246 chromosome 1, sanVit1, whole genome shotgun sequence genome:
ttgcagaagacttgaaactagcgactgagtccataaactcattatgaaaatctttactgaggtaataaatcaagtgggAGGTAGGCTCATTTtatcatagacttctacagaaacagacttctttttggagccggtggagtcgccccctgctggaagttagagacaacgcagctttaaggagcttaCAACTGGGAATAGAACTAAACAACCCACAACAAAGGTTGAGGAAAAAAGGTTGACACAAAAGAAGCGCTGCCATAACGCTGGCTCTTCCTTGTCTACCTTCCACAATACAAGTGCATATTAAATTTACTCAGAGCATTTCACTAAGAGGTAGGCTAATGcaataaaaaggcatttttttgcCGACActagatatcaaacaaaagccagacactatacaCAGCAAATAATAACGTCATCTCGGAGCAGACGGACAAAGAGAGctctcttcctccatctcaCTGACTCCCTCTGGGTCCGGTTGTTTAAGTGTGCTGATAACTTAACACTACAGGCACATCTTAAatgggcactgtactagtaatGTTAAATTCTGCTAAAGTCTAGTCAAAGACAAATCTTCATGATGGTGGATGATGAAGACTGTTCCTGATTCAGTTGATTCACATGTTACAGAATAACGAAGAACTGCCCACGATCATACAACATGGCAGTTTTTGATCCTGATGGTGACAAAGTCAGATGCAGGGTACCAACAAACTCAAGTACAAATGAGTGTGGGCTGTGTGGTCTGACTGCAGGTTTCTCTTTCGATCAGGTAAGGAGTTGGCCTAAGTTTCTATCTAACTATCTGTCTATCCAtctctctatccatctatctatctatccatataTCTAATGATAATACCTCACAACGCCATTCAGCGTAagagaaatatttttaaaatcatatCACATTATCATATAGAGACAAAGCTCACCGCGGCATACTCTGAAATCCACACCCACAGAAAGGGGAAAACAATCGAGTCATCCAAATTCCACTGTTACACAACTTGCATACCGTTAAATGTGGCCATATGCAGTGCACTAGAGCAGACACTACTCGCACTCAACGGGGGCCATCTTTGCAAAGACCAAAAGCTACGGGACCATCAACGTATTTTTCAAACTTCTGAATGTGTGAGgaagctgcagtgtttactaTTGAAATGGCGAAAAATGAACTATAACGAACTATGTAACATATATGTGTTTTTCTATACTGCTGCCAGTTAGTGAGAAAAAAAGCTGGTAAATGTTTTGGCGGACAACAATAGGTGGGGATAATGCTCCGGCCGGCTGCAGTTTACCATTAAACAGAAGAAGAGTAATTTTCGGTCAGTGCATAGCGGCTGTACGCGACACACTACCCTGATGAAATTTAGGCACTACACAAGTGTGTAAATAGTGCACACAGTGTACTACATGTAAGTGTACTCACGGAAGTATCCGAATTGAGACACTGTAAACTTCCATGATATCTGGCCGGTCCACAGACTATACATTGTGACATCACAGGTTTTTAAATCGCTTTTCTTGGCTTgagggaatttttttttaaatataaaaagtccATGGAATAAAAATTCTTAATAGAAAGATCCGTGGTTTCACCCTGtacgttgaaaaagtgacaccaagTGATCCCTACcaacagtgttttaaaaatttCCCCAAAGGAATACCCAGAATGTCAAATATCGCCGTGGATGGGATTGCATCTGAATTAGTTGAAAACCACCTGCGTCTGACACGCGCTAAAGGATCATTTTTGTGCCAAAGGCTCATGATCAAGCATTAGTTTTTGACGCcctgggagtgagactgtgttgttgTAATGTGTATTGTGTAATGAAAGTATCTCTCCTTTTTGTCAGAACTCCTGCTccctaaaatatataaacagtaATCAATATGGAATCCATCCAATTGAGCTTGTGGTGGAGGACTTTCCCAACAAACCGATTACACTGGCCTACTCTGATGGATCCTACACGATAAAGCACCCTCTTTCAGTGTTGAGGCATAAACGAGCACCAACCACAACCTATCCAACAACAGCCGCTCCAACAACCACAGTTGCTACAACAACCACAGTCACTCCAACAACCACAGTTACTACAACAACCACAGTCGCTCCAACAACCACAGGTGCTACAACCACAGCCGCTCCAACAACCACAGCCGCTCCAACAACCACAGTCGCTACAACCACAGCCGctccaacaaccacagctgctacAACCACAGCCGCTCCAACAACCACAGCCGCTCCAACAACCACAGTTGCTACAACCACAGCCGCTCCAACAACCACAGTCGCTCCAACAACCACAGCCGCTCCAACAACCACAGTCGCTACAACCACAGCCGCTCCAACAACCACAGTTGctacaaccacagctgctccaacaaccACAGTCGCTCCAACAACCACAGCCGCTCCAACAACCACAGTTGCTACAACCACAGTCGctccaacaaccacagctgctccaacaaccACAGTTGCTACAACCACAGCCGCTCCAACAACCACAGTTGctacaaccacagctgctccaacaaccACAGTTGCTACAACCACAGCCGCTCCAACAACCACAGTTGctacaaccacagctgctccaacaaccACAGTTGCTACAACCACAGTCGCTCCAACAACCACAGTCGCTCCAACAACCACAGTTGCTACAACCACAGCCGCTCCAACAACCACAATTGCTACAACCACAGTTGCTCCAACAACCACAGTTGCTACAACAACAGACGCTCCAACAACCACAGTTGCTACAACCACAGCCGCTCCAACAACCACAGTTGCTACAACCACAGTTGCTCCAACAACCACAGTTGCTACAACAACAGACGCTCCAACAACCACAGTTGCTACAACAACAGACGCTCCAACAACCACAGTTGCTACAACCACAGTTGCTCCAACAACCACAGTTGCTACAACAACAGCCGCTCCAACAACCACAGTTGCTACAACAACAGCCGCTCCAACAACCACAGATGCTACAACAACAGCCGCTACAACTACAGTCGCTCCCACCACAGCCGCTCCAACAACCACACAGCTTTACCGAACAACAATTGCTCCTTTGAGCAAGCTTCCTCTGCAGTTCACTGTTTATGGTATGGTTATGTTCTATATATTCAAACAACCAGGGGTGGAGCCAGACATTGTTAACAGCACATCAAACCCATATAGGCGGTCCTGGGGCATTCTCCATAAGGCAGCAGCTATATGCGctatttttcaagccatttaATTTTAGAATGCCTAAACACCCGCACATcattttgggaaaaacatgCTAGTTGCCAATTCTGTAGAGCTGACATCCCATTTTGTGTCTAATAGCTCTTTGACTGTCTTTGTCATTCTAAAACCAGAACAGGACAAATGTTAAGGCTGACTAATTTTCACTCTTGTCACCTAAAAAGAGGCAGAAATTGTCTGATACTGTTTTTGAGTTACATAACGTAACGGCGTAAACAGCATTACAAATCTTGACAGTTCAGGATACAAGGCTATAGTTTCGCAgtagatttttttcttcattgatTTACTGATCCAGTCAAAGAGACTGAAAGGAAGTGACAAAACGCTGAAGTTATTTTATTAACCTAAAATATTTCGGGCTTTTGAGAATCCCTCCTTCCCCCACTCCAACAACGCTCCAACCCGCTCCTCCCCTGTTAAAAACATTGATTTGAATATTaacatttcatacatttttttaatctcctCCCTTCTGATTTTCAGTGGACTATCACAATGCCCCTTCATGCCTTGATGGGGATTACTTTCCCACTTTCTTGTCACCAACTCCGCGCAATGGAGTGAATCTTCCTGCGTATGTCAACCGCACCCTCAAAATCAAAGTCAAATCCGAAGCACAATACACCACGTAaggaataataaaatcattgtaTAATTttgcagaaatgtgttttttatacaTTAATGTAATGTGCACCAATATCACATTTTGGAAGAATGTTACCCATTTCAAAGTTATGAAAGCATTGTTTCTCCTGTAGGATTTATGACTTGATTGTCACTGGACCAATGGGCATTTCAAAGCAGAAAATCTCCACAGACGAATATATCATAAATTGGACACCAACTGAAAATGAATTGAATGaacattttcctatttgcttCGTTTCGGAAGCAAGAGACATGTGAGTTTTTATACCTAATagactttatttatttgttttttgtatatttttacatCAACTAATTGCATCATCAATTCTCTGGCACAACAGTTCATCATTAAACTATCCATTCTCTCTCAATGTTATATTCTAGGTATTACCAAGTCTTTCAATCAGAGCCACGCTGTGTGATCGTGGATGTTGGATCCGATGGTTAGTTGACTTTATTTTAACTCTAGGGATATAATTCAATATCTTTTAATAGATGGGTCGCATATGTTTGTCATAAAGTTGATAGATTTCAAGTTTAACGTCATTTACCAACACAAATAAATGTTCACCCTTTTTTTTAGAGACCACTGTGACATGCAATGAAACAACGATAACGGTGGAAGTGGAGAAGTCCTACCTCATCAGACACAACGAGGGCAAATTGCATCTGAACGACTTCAGCGATGCTTCCTGCGACCTGGAAACACGCTCCAACACAACCCACCTGGTGGCTGTCATGTCACTGAACACATGTGGAACCACTGTAGAGGTACAGGATGCAAAACTGTACCACATCTGGGTTTTATTCAGCGATTATTTTAATCAAAGaactcaacagtgtggttccacAAGTGAAAATCCCATTCCCCTGTAGATGCCACAAGTccgtactacactacccacaatcctaagcgtgaCAGTGACGCCTCTGTGTGGTTGGAGCTCACTGTTActatggaaatgtttaccgaACCCATAAACCGACTAGTGAattgctaccattgaagtctgtGGTTGTTTATGTCTTGTACTTTTgcctttttccattttttttttctttcagcgaTGTAAAGTCAGCATGCCTGGTAGCTAGACTTATGACTTGTGATGAATGGCTCGCCAGAATTGGCCAGAATTGGCCAAAATTGACCGTGGATTTTGAAAACGACACCAAAGTACCAGAAGTGCTACTAGCTGAAGCTCCAGTCTGCTAGCCAAGTTGTAAATGGACCATTTGGTCATCTGGTGCTGAAACAGCTGAGGGCACCAAACTAAACTTAAACAACTTTTTGGTTGTAACATGTAAAAATTGATTTGCAATgcattattgtatatattagtCTCCAAACTCACGGCTTCATTCATCAACAGTTTCTTAAATGTATTCTTTAATCTAATAAGACATGTCACTATTTAAGTATTGACTTGTAGTAGTAACAACTATTCCTACTGCTTCCTCTCCTAATTAAATTCTCTTTCATTTTTAGGAGGATGAAAACAACATCATCTTCAAAAACATGATCACATCCGGTGACCCAACTAAAATCATTTCCAGACAAAATGACGTCGAGATCGTCTTTTCCTGCACCTTTCCAAAGCGAACCAACCTGACACTGGGATTCAAGCACAAGAACCCGTACGTCTTCACAGAGAAGGGCTTCGGGACTTTCACCTTCCAGTTTGAATTCTTCCAGAGCCAGCGGTTCAGAAAAAGAATTGAAAGCAGCACTTACCCAGTGGAGGTGTACCTCAAACAGATGATCTTCATGCAGATCGAGGCGACCACTTCCATCCCCAACACAGAGCTGTTTGTGGAGTCCTGCAAGGCGACTCCATTTGACAACCCAAACTCTCACATCAGCTACACCATCATCGAAAATGGGTAGGCGTACGCAATGAAAAGGCTTTTGTTCGGTACCAGAAAATTTCCAGTTATTGACCATTGTATCTGCATCATGCCACAGGTGTGTAAGAGACAACACGGTGGAAATCTACAACAGCTCCAACTCTCAATTCAGATTTGGAATGGAGGCTTTTGAGTTCATCGGTGCTCATGAAGAGGTAaggttactttaaaaaaaaaaaaaaaaagtaaattatatCTTTAAATCTTCAGAACCTTTCACAAcctaatgtgaaaaaaaatgtaatagcgtgattatacatttaaaaaaaacacatttaaaaccacaGCATACTTTAGCATTTTTACCCCTCTGCCTTTTTTAAATGGCATCTCTTTGGTGTGAATGCAAAATGTCCCACCGTTGGGAAATACCTGACATCAAAACCCTTATGTTGGTGTTAAAATATCAGATTTTAGCAACTCTGAGTGTTGGAATTAAGCAGTTCCAGTTATGCTTGGCGCTGATGGCTCTGCTCTTGATAAGGCTCCCTGgaccagccaagcagcatgcCAAGCTGAGACAGAAAGCACCATGCAGAACCCCCCCcctgggtaaaaaaaagagtgagccaaaagaaagacattgaaaaccattttaaacttCGATTCATGTTAGTTCTCTGAACTTGTAAGGTGGaggctggggtggtggaggCAAAGCGTCgccagcggcagcagcagtgaCTGAAGCAGTGTCAGTGTAGCAGGAATCAGTGAGGAGGGAGTCATATTCAAAAGGACCACCTTGATGTAggaatggctgtgattggtgtgtgtaTGATAGGAATGATAATTTAATCAGCGGCGTATGACTTCCGTGTCCTGCATGAACTAACGCTAAGCTTACTTAAATGAAAATGCACTTGCACAATAGTCTCCATTACATACATACTTTGTTTAGAAAGTACAAAGAACTTTTTACGACTTtacctctgtgtgtctgcaggtgtaCATCACTTGCTCGGTCATCCTGTGTGAGACTGGCGTTCGCGGGAGCAGGTGCTCTCAGGGATGCATCAACTCCAACTCAGGGAACCTTCGGGTCAAAAGAGAAGCTGTAGCCCAGTCTTCCCGCCACACCATTTCCCAGGGACCTTTGTACCTGACTAAAATTTCTGACAGCCAAGGTGAGTGTGCACATACATCAGCATATACTATCAAATTACCAGATACACTGAGGTCACGTATGTAAATGAATTCAGTGTGAAAATTCACCAGCAGGGAGATGATGCTGATAAATCCAAACACTCAAATCtcatatttagttttaaaatgtgttttgtgattgGACACAGCCATTCACACTGGCCTGATATATTAATATGCATATATCATGTTATTGATCTaaatttctgtctgtttttttcatttcagcaTCTGGCCCGAGCCTGAATATGGGCCTGAACATCATCTTCATTGTTGGCTGCCTCCTGGCATGCGGAGTGGTGATCTACAGATCAAGGAGGTCCAGAGCTAAATACCAACCGCTGCCAACCTTTGAGACAGACTGAAGACAGAGACGCCATTTAGACCCAGTCTGATTATGAGCAAGATTCTCAGAAGCGTCTAATCTGCCACATACTTGATTTAACAAAAGAAGATGAATTAACCCCAACTTTATTGAGATGATTCGATGCATTCCGGCTTTgttcatttttcaaaaacacGTTGACATTTCAAGCCTTTCGACCATCAAAAGAGTGTTGGATTAGCCCTGTTATGCTACCACCGTACTGGAGGTTTGAATCATTGTTACACAGTGACGCAGTGTGTACACGGGTTTAGTCAGCACATCAGCTGCTTGGaaatttggaaaaaagaaaattcctGTGGGCAATAAATATCTAAAGACTTTTTTTACACACTTTTAGGGGTTTTTAGTGAAACATTTTAGTCACTTGATATAGTATATCAACTTACTGATGAAGTATGATTGAAATGTCTGTCTGCTCATAATAAAATATGCCTGCCTTGACTTTtatatttagacattttttaCCTCCAAGGTTTGAAACACACATTTAAGTGCCAAATAATGAACAATAAAAGACATAATGGGTGAAATAAtgggtctttttttatttgttttgttttgtctacaGTAACATCGTAATGTGCAgttatttcttttaaccaacacaaaaaaatctctgagtgtctaaCTCGATATGTcacagcctttcgcgatgtgtatgATGTGGAAGTTGAttttgcgatgacgataaaaaatcaatatattgtgcagccctagactCAGTGATAgcagtgtagaagtgcaccaccATCGTCTTTGACAGGTTGAACTATCGCAGGAAATACATCCTCTGCTGGGCTTTTTTGAGATCTTGTGAGAAGATGGCGCCCAGAAAGCGGCGAGACTCCACAATGTTGTCTGTAGAGTCACCCAGGGTGATGGGGGCGGGTGGGGCTGCGTCCTTCCtaaagtccacaaccatctccactgtcttaaGAGGTTGTTCTgactgcaccaggtcaccaggtatATGTGGCTGTCATAAAACGTAGGTATTTCAAGTATTGGGCAACAGTctgtgagagctgtgtggagtcAATCCCTGCTCGCCCTCTTTCTTCAGTATTTCGAGTGCAGGCCCTTTTAAATGACGGAACTGCCAAAAGTCATTATAGTAATAAGCAAAACAATGTAgattattaacccttgtgttgtctttctctcgactatgaaaaaaacacttttgttgtCCCTATCTCCCtatgttttgttgcttttttcaaccaaaaaaaaatgtattaaattgtttttgtttgttttttccaacatttctaTTTTCTGTCTATTTTGCGTGTGCGGatcacgattgtgattggtttaaaaaaaatgccaaaaaacaaaGTGAACTTCGCTCTCCGgtttgaaagcgctgtgttttttccattggatattgaagttcattAATTAGGTGTTTTGGCTAGCCGAGTGGCACTCTATCCATGGTataagggggatttaattcttgcatgttttgacCCCCCCtcctgcttttttcacaaattgcaTCCTGCATGTACGTATTTTATACTTATATGCACTTGCACAAGTATATAACTTATGTTACGTAACAAACATACCTATTGTTACCTAAACCAAAATCGTTTTCTAatcctaaccaagtagttttgttgcctaaaccaaCCCAAACTGAGACCGTTTCACAATGTGTTGTGCAGCCCTGCAAGTGCAGAGCGGACGTTAGAGGGGTTCTTTGAGCGCCATAAGGCCACTGAACAAGCTGCTGTATTTGATAAGTTGGGATGTACAGCAATTAATggttaattaataaaaacactttCTTGAAGATGCAGCACAATAAGTGATACATTCTGCAGGGTGCATAATAAGTTATACAGAACAGAAACCAAATATGTCGAAAAGATCAACTTATCAAAGATAAGGCAAGCGATACCATCTacctctctatctatctatctatctatctatctatctatctatctatctatctaactatccatccatccatctatctatttataAATTACAGGaacgtctgtgtgtctgtgtgtctgtgtttctgtgtgtctgtgtggctgtgtgtctgTTATTCGATATCTCTCGATATatatggatttcaaacttgacaggtgtcttgctacgggcacgagtatgtgcagtgccaagtttgacgttgtttggataAGAAATGCAAAAGTTATaaattgttaaatatatatcggtaaaagaagcacacattggcttttgtcGCTGgccactccctctctccccacTTCAGACAACAAGTGGCAGACAGAGCGTGATGCCACTTATAGGCAGGCTACCAGACATAGtgttaagttgctgtgagctgttgCCTatattcaccacttctaaacagaggcagaacataacttaatctctgagattattccttcagagCACTGTGCAGtgtgagaaaatctcagagctgaaccgggcagacacagcagttttcatcagactcaccctggggagggttaattaagtctactgctaatttacaacactaataacattaccatccatccatccatccatcttcgtccacttatgCGGGGtcggtcgcgggggcagcagtaACACTGCTGCtggagtcctcactaagaccaagaaagtggatcacatcactcctgttctgaagtctttgcactggcttcctgtccctcaaagaattgatttcaaaatacttttgctggtttataaatcactaaacggtttagggccaaaatacatttctgatctgctgctacactatgacccacccagacctctcaggtcatctgggacaggtctgctttctgtccccagagtcagaactaaacacggggaagcagcgttcagtttctatgctccacatatctggaacaaactcccagaaaactgcaggtctgctgcaactctcagttcttttaaatcaaggctgaagacttttctttttgatgctgcctttctttaaataattgttaatttcttatactgcactgagAACTTTATGAGAACTGCTCTTTagtgttttatataaagcaCTTTTAATTGCCCcattgctgaaatgtgctgtacaaataaagctgccttgcctcgCTGCAGGACCAACTCCAGCATGTGGGTCTGGGTTAGTCATCATTTCAGTATGTAGAATGTACAGTTTACTGTTTTAGGTCATGCCATGTTCTGAGAAACATTTTCTGTGCCCATCCTTCTTTGCACCTGCAGGTTTACAGGAAAGCCACTCACCTTTGTCTTCAGTGTCAGCAGAAATGTGACTTAAATAAAACAGTACAAGTGCAACGCATTCCCATGAACAGGTTCAGATGACATCGCTCCAAGAAAAcctatgcacaacaatttgtatgatacCTTGCGAAATTATGTTGACTGCCGACCAGTCACAtgaaagttaagtttagccaagaaaagatgactGTGAGCTGGGGACCGGTCACTGTGAGGTGAGGGTCCTGACAGCGGTCGCTACAGTTAGGTTTAGCCGGAAAAAAGGTTAAATCAATGTGTTTCAGCTAAAGCAAAATCAGCAGAGAAGCAACATGTCGGCcgagggtcaaaggtcacagagacacacagagttCAGAGGATGACCGCCATGTTTGCTGATCTCTCTGAGTCCAGAACAGAAAGATATGTGAAGTCTGCAGATCTGTGAGACGTTCAGACAGTGACTCAGCGTTATCGATCACAGCTGATCATCTGAACACAGTCTTTCAGCAGGTTTCTCACATTGCTGAATATGACAAAAGAATTTAAAAGGTGCAACCTGTAAAATTTGACTCCTTTGATGACACAACGCCATCACCTTTGTATGATCTCGTATGAATAATGCCGACCAGTTACGTGACAAAGTTTAGCCGACCGGTCCCGTGACAGTTAAGTTTGGCTGTTTTTACAGTTAACGGCCAAGAAAACATGACAGTGAGCCAGGTACTGGTCACTGTGTGGATGGTCCTTACAGCTGCGACGACAGTTACATTTAGACATCAAAACAACTAGTCATAGGGAAGGCAAAGGAGGATTGATATGGTGACAGGGGAGAAAAACATGGGCGGTAACAGCTATAAAACCCAACCAATGTTACTGGCAGTGGTTGCTACGCCAACACAGTCCGATCTTTTGACCTGAGCGAAGTTGAAGGTGAACTAAAGGTGCCCGTGATGCTGCTGAAAGGAACAACAGAAGCGACATACCTTCATTGCATAAAATAAATGGACTGTGATAAGAGATGTAGAAAAGCTGGTTGTTCTAGGAGGAGGAAGGCATGTCACTGTTCTGAATACCATCTGATTGATGTTGTTACAATTGCTTGACAGATAAGGTATCAGAATGGTTTCATTTACTTAAGTTTCTCTTTTGAAGGGGAGAAACCTGGTAGTAAACAtatattttagcatttttatAACAGCAcactattttttaaacatttgtccTGCATTCAGTtcttacttttcttttaaaataaatatggaTGTCTGCAACCATGTCAGTTTTAAGCTGTCTTACactacaatagagctgcaaagatgtatcgattagttgtcaactattaaatcaatCGCCAACTGTTAGGATTTGTGTAATCGGTTTGAGTCcatttttatgaaaataaaagtaaatatgttctagtttcttctctcctctgtgacagtaaactgaatatctatgagttgtggacaaaacaagacatttgaggacgtcatcttggagtttgggaaacactgatccacagtTTCAacatataagataagatagactttattaatcccacactggggaaattccctcattacagcagtttaaaaaatgtgcaCACATCAGAACAAgacaaatacacatttaatagatataggaaaaaaaaaatatatatatatatatatatatatatatatatatatgtgagtatatatataaatatatatatatatatatatatatatatatatatatatgtatatatatatatatatatatatatatatatatatacagatgagtaaggtgcggaTGAATATAAATGGCATATTGCATAGtagtattttctgtcattttatagaccaaacaacaaattcattaattgagaaaataatcgacagattcattgacaatgaaaataatctttggttgcagccctaacaCTAAAACGAGTGTACTTCGGTTTCAATTTCTCTAACATTTGCAATGAgaacagtatatatttatgctgCAGCAAACATTCTTTGTCATAGAAGAGTTCTGTTTCATTTTCACGCTACATGTTGTTTTAAACGAGGCGTTTACGGTATAAAATACTTTCCATTTAGTCTGTTGTTCTGTAAAACTAGTTTTGCAGCTAACCCATTGTTCTGGAACATCGTGTGCATACTGTACCATTAAACTTGGCAGGACCCGCGTCTCTGACCAGCCTTTCAGGGTATATAAAGATGTTGCAGGTGCATGTGAGCGGCAGAGGCTCTGGAGACAGAGGTGAGTTTGGGATATCATGACTTCCACACTGGTACGCCTGCTTCCGATGCTCCTGGCCTCGCTGGCCTCTGCGTCACATCACTATGGGGGAAGCTCTACCTACACCTACAAAGGAAGAAACCCTGATGGGACAT
Encoded here:
- the LOC144521147 gene encoding uncharacterized protein LOC144521147; this translates as MASLTVLLLHLLLMLSSASAWYYSYYGGSLTFTPKGRYSDGTYKVELHNKQTTMYCNFNYYSCSSGNCGSQTETTSTAFYSNSLGFYYCQNDAVNKINLNSNLPFEIRYPTNVNPYIGQGVWAPNFRSSWANWVMTAHVDLGTRSDTGESNRSPITTMLPVLRITKNCPRSYNMAVFDPDGDKVRCRVPTNSSTNECGLCGLTAGFSFDQNSCSLKYINSNQYGIHPIELVVEDFPNKPITLAYSDGSYTIKHPLSVLRHKRAPTTTYPTTAAPTTTVATTTTVTPTTTVTTTTTVAPTTTGATTTAAPTTTAAPTTTVATTTAAPTTTAATTTAAPTTTAAPTTTVATTTAAPTTTVAPTTTAAPTTTVATTTAAPTTTVATTTAAPTTTVAPTTTAAPTTTVATTTVAPTTTAAPTTTVATTTAAPTTTVATTTAAPTTTVATTTAAPTTTVATTTAAPTTTVATTTVAPTTTVAPTTTVATTTAAPTTTIATTTVAPTTTVATTTDAPTTTVATTTAAPTTTVATTTVAPTTTVATTTDAPTTTVATTTDAPTTTVATTTVAPTTTVATTTAAPTTTVATTTAAPTTTDATTTAATTTVAPTTAAPTTTQLYRTTIAPLSKLPLQFTVYVDYHNAPSCLDGDYFPTFLSPTPRNGVNLPAYVNRTLKIKVKSEAQYTTIYDLIVTGPMGISKQKISTDEYIINWTPTENELNEHFPICFVSEARDMYYQVFQSEPRCVIVDVGSDETTVTCNETTITVEVEKSYLIRHNEGKLHLNDFSDASCDLETRSNTTHLVAVMSLNTCGTTVEEDENNIIFKNMITSGDPTKIISRQNDVEIVFSCTFPKRTNLTLGFKHKNPYVFTEKGFGTFTFQFEFFQSQRFRKRIESSTYPVEVYLKQMIFMQIEATTSIPNTELFVESCKATPFDNPNSHISYTIIENGCVRDNTVEIYNSSNSQFRFGMEAFEFIGAHEEVYITCSVILCETGVRGSRCSQGCINSNSGNLRVKREAVAQSSRHTISQGPLYLTKISDSQASGPSLNMGLNIIFIVGCLLACGVVIYRSRRSRAKYQPLPTFETD